A region of Narcine bancroftii isolate sNarBan1 unplaced genomic scaffold, sNarBan1.hap1 Scaffold_167, whole genome shotgun sequence DNA encodes the following proteins:
- the LOC138750569 gene encoding uncharacterized protein: MTPETLANFDRDVVESVLTGCIMVWYGDTNTPENKALQKVVDTAQDITDKTLPTIEFIDREWCCQKTSAITKDPHSLFLFSLLPSGKNSRCLKTQTPRFRNSCSPSTFRLLNNKLNQELISGPLQHFIDFLCFQFFYLSRFPLNRLFLHDPFVVIRPCPQKKGNLRVGCDVEYVLCQSMGNLQIFNLGANQPLLSKLQIARAVKCCHRLFTLSTACMKQGRERDLGIIPPPGVRTRELQGDTEECVGAEMVYGQPIRTPWGTKPAPSVGMDNGG, from the exons atgacaccagaaaccctggcaaattttgacagagatgtggtggaaagtgtgctgactggctgcatcatggtctggtatggggacaccaatacccctgagaataaagccctccaaaaggtcgtggacacagcccaggacatcacagacaaaactctccccactattgagtttatcgacagggaatggtgctgtcagaaaacatcagcaatcaccaaagatccacactctctctttctcttctcactgctgccatcaggaaagaattctcggtgcctcaagactcagacccccaggttcaggaacagctgctctccctccaccttcagactcctcaacaacaaactcaatcaggaactcatttcaggacccttgcagcactttattgattttctttgttttcaattcttttatctttccaggtttccactgaaccgtttatttttgcacgacccattcgtggtaattcggccgtgtccacagaaaaaagggaatctcagggttggatgtgatgtcgagtatgttctctgccaatcaatgggaaatctccaaatcttcaatcttggtgcaaaccaaccattactgtccaagctgcagattgcaagggctgtaaagtgctgccaccgcctgttcacactgagtactgcatgcatgaagcaagggagagagagagatctaggtataataccaccacctggtgtccggactcgcgaactacagg gtgacaccgaggaatgcgttggggcagagatggtctatggacagccaatacggacgccttggggaacaaagcctgcACCATCAGTAGGGATGgacaatggtgggtaa